The Paeniglutamicibacter sulfureus genome includes a region encoding these proteins:
- a CDS encoding phosphoribosyltransferase-like protein — protein sequence MKVQEFISRFPNAEQKDIEDLTSAITVVDLSRLQNDMYCSIVDTIEEKRSENQTVVIDAVAAKGDIAAWMKREAEKTGDDTKKVEELFLYKDFQPSEIFHDKSGSEHFSAVVRRDVTSHLQNAEIKTRYKELNNDTVENIHFVFITDNSGSGMQIIEFLDLCIRSIGDLLNQKKMTIISIISWGATRRSIEAVNDSIRQFFIDNLTVESRVKIEFQYLNYIDTVHDFEDVELRERLLLILKKYGGKKTYMGHESVASLTVFEGHNCPNTLPQVYFHDKSVKPPLFPRKYVTSEACRDMSAHFRRYDRPGFVNLHESRLKRANLVLASKIAKRERASLWLYLCYAAIGETNSVAMALLQCSQQEKIGVRNELRVKGWIDAQGRSTAEGNLALRTYARRNRHKVQPKFSKYVAPAFDENIEEYYPTSVDGVSWFSG from the coding sequence GTGAAAGTTCAAGAATTTATTTCAAGGTTTCCGAATGCAGAACAAAAAGATATTGAAGATCTGACTTCAGCAATAACAGTAGTTGATCTAAGTAGGCTTCAAAATGATATGTATTGTTCTATTGTTGATACTATTGAAGAAAAACGAAGTGAAAATCAGACAGTAGTTATCGATGCAGTGGCCGCCAAGGGGGACATAGCTGCATGGATGAAACGGGAAGCTGAAAAAACTGGTGACGATACGAAGAAAGTGGAGGAGCTTTTTCTGTATAAGGACTTTCAGCCTTCCGAAATATTTCACGACAAGTCTGGTTCCGAGCATTTCTCAGCTGTTGTCAGGCGCGACGTCACAAGCCATTTACAGAATGCTGAAATTAAAACCAGATATAAAGAGTTAAATAATGATACTGTTGAGAACATTCATTTTGTATTTATTACCGACAATTCTGGCAGCGGTATGCAGATAATAGAATTTTTAGACCTATGCATTCGAAGTATCGGCGATCTTCTCAATCAGAAGAAAATGACAATAATTTCTATAATATCCTGGGGAGCAACACGCAGATCAATTGAAGCAGTCAATGACAGTATTAGACAATTTTTCATAGATAATCTAACGGTGGAATCAAGGGTTAAGATCGAATTTCAATATTTGAACTATATCGACACTGTGCACGATTTTGAAGACGTAGAATTACGTGAAAGATTATTATTAATATTGAAAAAATATGGAGGTAAAAAAACTTACATGGGACATGAGTCCGTTGCTTCGTTGACGGTCTTTGAGGGCCACAATTGCCCTAATACACTTCCGCAAGTTTATTTTCATGATAAATCAGTTAAACCTCCACTTTTTCCTAGGAAATACGTCACGAGTGAAGCGTGCCGGGATATGTCAGCACATTTCAGACGGTACGACAGGCCAGGATTTGTCAATCTTCATGAATCAAGATTGAAGCGAGCGAATCTCGTACTAGCCTCAAAAATAGCCAAACGAGAGAGGGCGAGCCTTTGGCTATATCTTTGTTACGCTGCCATCGGTGAAACAAACAGCGTCGCGATGGCTCTACTGCAATGCAGCCAACAAGAAAAAATTGGAGTTCGCAACGAACTCCGTGTAAAAGGCTGGATTGATGCACAGGGGCGTTCCACGGCAGAAGGAAATCTTGCGCTAAGGACTTATGCTCGAAGGAATCGGCATAAAGTTCAGCCAAAATTTAGTAAATATGTAGCCCCTGCATTTGACGAGAACATTGAAGAATACTATCCTACTAGTGTTGATGGGGTGAGCTGGTTCTCTGGTTAA
- a CDS encoding toxic anion resistance protein encodes MLNPLDLGATSSPQVGNPLELEPPKPIVEVVVHAPEKIGGMILVDADAQQKHAENAKIFLDDLLATPLQSPEFQTKLAQLTRLGEGTMQQASSASSRMLKRPAAALAATGADPASRTGNTLAELRQIVTELDPKRHDLTGAKRILRFLPGGNAIQRYFMRYESAQEQLDAITKALKGGQDDLRQDNAAIQTERDALWAAMGQLANYAVLASHLGNGLEQRIVELRNTGKADDATTLEADALFYVRQRHQDLMTQMAVSIQGYLALDVVKKNNSELIKGVDRALDTTLAALRVAVIVAQALAQQKIVLAQIDALNSTTSDLIVSTSELLRSQGAAIHKTSAQASIDATKLQQAFDNVFQAMDEIDRFKVEAAQSMKQTVQVLEGQVGQARLQLERSHASDAATTHPRGA; translated from the coding sequence ATGCTGAACCCACTCGACCTCGGCGCGACCTCGTCGCCGCAGGTTGGAAATCCACTTGAGCTGGAGCCGCCGAAACCAATAGTTGAGGTGGTAGTTCACGCTCCGGAGAAGATCGGCGGCATGATCCTGGTGGATGCCGACGCACAGCAGAAGCACGCCGAAAATGCCAAAATCTTTCTTGATGACCTGCTGGCCACACCCCTCCAGAGCCCGGAGTTCCAGACCAAGTTAGCGCAGCTGACCCGGCTGGGCGAGGGAACGATGCAGCAGGCAAGCTCCGCATCCAGCCGCATGTTGAAGAGGCCGGCAGCCGCCCTCGCAGCCACCGGCGCCGACCCTGCATCGCGTACCGGCAACACCCTGGCGGAGCTGCGACAGATCGTCACCGAGCTAGACCCCAAGCGCCATGATTTGACGGGCGCGAAGCGCATTCTGCGGTTCCTTCCCGGAGGCAACGCTATCCAGCGATACTTCATGAGGTACGAATCGGCACAAGAACAACTTGACGCCATCACTAAGGCTCTGAAGGGTGGGCAGGACGATCTCCGTCAGGACAACGCCGCCATCCAGACCGAACGCGATGCCCTCTGGGCGGCAATGGGGCAGTTGGCGAACTACGCCGTGCTCGCGAGCCACCTTGGAAACGGTTTGGAGCAGCGGATCGTAGAGCTGCGCAATACGGGCAAAGCGGACGACGCCACAACACTTGAAGCAGACGCCCTCTTCTACGTCCGCCAACGCCACCAAGATCTAATGACCCAGATGGCGGTATCCATCCAAGGGTACCTAGCTCTTGATGTGGTCAAGAAGAACAACTCCGAGCTGATCAAAGGTGTGGATCGGGCGCTGGACACTACACTCGCGGCGCTTCGGGTAGCGGTGATCGTTGCGCAGGCCCTGGCCCAGCAAAAGATCGTGCTGGCGCAAATTGACGCCCTCAACTCAACTACCTCGGACTTGATCGTTTCGACCTCCGAACTCCTTCGCTCCCAGGGCGCAGCCATTCATAAGACTTCCGCCCAAGCCTCGATCGACGCCACCAAGTTGCAGCAAGCATTCGATAATGTTTTCCAGGCCATGGACGAGATCGACAGGTTCAAGGTCGAAGCAGCACAGTCGATGAAACAGACAGTGCAGGTTCTTGAAGGCCAAGTTGGTCAGGCTCGACTTCAGCTGGAGCGTAGTCATGCCTCTGACGCCGCCACTACTCATCCACGGGGCGCATAA
- a CDS encoding reverse transcriptase domain-containing protein, translating into MAGASSPHRYYRELQKRSDPMNVSSGSLKMYRKILSINSECSGNGVTPLYTLGHLAQVAGVPYRLLDSLLLNVDSNYHEFAIKKKRPPGIRKISAPSDLLSHVQSVILNRSIPGNFVSEHAFAYVRGRGTKDVAQLHFGAQSLVLLDIDDFFGSCRSREVFEVFRNAGYPRLLSLQMCALTTRGMGLSAILSPDIERTGNMLYSVKEGYLPQGAPTSGMLANVLLSQFDVKVNDYINSLGGIYSRYSDDMQFSFPFRIKSGQVDALISRVRTLLGDYSFRIRDSKTKIQRSADALHLLGYSLFEDRISLNKIYKDKVRALIYSIKKYGPESVALKHSKIDKNAILESLEGHYIYVKYSDPEFGKEISNSVFEIFHKFGNFSSESVPTRS; encoded by the coding sequence ATGGCAGGGGCCAGCTCACCTCATCGCTACTACAGGGAACTGCAAAAACGTTCAGACCCTATGAATGTGTCTTCAGGCTCCCTGAAGATGTACAGAAAAATACTTTCCATCAACAGCGAATGTTCCGGCAACGGTGTGACACCTCTCTATACCCTCGGTCATTTGGCGCAGGTGGCAGGTGTTCCCTATCGACTTCTAGATTCTCTACTGTTGAATGTCGATTCGAACTATCACGAATTCGCGATCAAAAAAAAGAGACCACCGGGTATACGTAAAATATCAGCTCCCAGCGATCTACTTTCTCACGTACAATCTGTGATTTTGAATAGAAGTATTCCTGGCAATTTTGTATCGGAGCACGCCTTCGCGTATGTACGGGGACGTGGGACAAAAGATGTAGCCCAGCTTCACTTTGGTGCGCAAAGTCTCGTGCTGCTTGACATCGACGACTTCTTTGGTTCATGTCGTAGCCGTGAGGTTTTCGAGGTGTTTCGGAATGCGGGATACCCTCGTCTTCTTAGTTTGCAAATGTGCGCACTGACGACTAGGGGGATGGGTTTGTCGGCGATTCTATCTCCCGATATCGAGCGAACTGGGAACATGCTCTATTCGGTGAAGGAGGGCTACCTGCCGCAGGGAGCACCCACCAGCGGAATGCTTGCAAATGTCTTGTTGTCGCAGTTTGATGTTAAGGTTAATGACTATATTAATTCTCTCGGTGGTATCTATTCGAGATATTCTGATGATATGCAATTCAGTTTCCCGTTCCGCATTAAATCGGGACAGGTCGACGCGTTGATTTCAAGGGTTCGTACACTTCTTGGGGATTACAGTTTTCGAATTAGAGATTCTAAAACCAAAATACAACGAAGTGCTGATGCCTTGCATTTGTTGGGATACTCACTCTTTGAGGATAGGATATCGCTCAACAAAATTTATAAAGATAAAGTAAGAGCCTTGATTTATTCGATCAAAAAATACGGTCCCGAATCTGTGGCGCTAAAGCATTCTAAGATCGATAAAAATGCCATCCTTGAAAGCCTTGAGGGACATTATATTTACGTAAAATATTCGGATCCAGAATTTGGAAAAGAAATATCTAATAGTGTTTTTGAAATATTTCACAAGTTTGGCAATTTTTCGAGCGAATCAGTTCCGACTAGGTCATAA
- a CDS encoding PadR family transcriptional regulator — protein MHHSNPTGGFSANNLDGVWQAVEELRSRFEKRAGTRAGRGEVRSAILALLAEKPMHGYQIIREIEERSGGAWKPSAGSVYPTLQLLADEGSVNTEESNGRKIYSLTEAGREEVADSKLSVPWEPTGGTAGSGGGSLPKAGVELAQAAAQVGRTGTPEQVQEAVAVLEEARRKLYSILAQG, from the coding sequence ATGCACCACTCAAATCCAACGGGCGGTTTCTCCGCCAACAACCTCGACGGCGTGTGGCAGGCCGTCGAGGAGCTACGTTCACGTTTCGAAAAGCGCGCGGGCACCCGCGCCGGACGCGGCGAGGTTCGCTCGGCGATCCTGGCCCTGCTCGCCGAGAAGCCCATGCACGGTTACCAGATCATCCGCGAAATCGAGGAGCGCAGCGGCGGGGCCTGGAAGCCCAGTGCCGGCTCCGTCTACCCCACCCTGCAATTGCTGGCTGACGAGGGTTCCGTGAACACCGAGGAATCCAACGGCCGCAAGATCTACTCGCTGACTGAGGCCGGCCGCGAGGAGGTTGCCGATTCGAAGCTTTCGGTGCCGTGGGAACCCACCGGGGGAACAGCGGGATCCGGCGGCGGTTCGCTGCCCAAGGCCGGCGTCGAGCTCGCCCAGGCGGCTGCCCAAGTCGGGCGCACCGGTACCCCGGAGCAGGTCCAGGAGGCCGTGGCTGTGCTTGAGGAGGCACGCCGCAAGCTGTACTCGATCCTCGCCCAGGGCTGA
- a CDS encoding alanine/glycine:cation symporter family protein, producing the protein MGPITMDDLATLLGDISSVIWGPFLLIPLLLGTGLYLTFRLGGLQFLKLGAALRLGLLKRKDAGSEGDISQFQALTTALAATVGTGNIVGVATAIGIGGPGALFWMWVTGLLGMASKYSEAYLGVRYRGTDAAGEKSGGPQYYLERGIRGPLGKFLALFFAIAATIACFGIGNMTQGNSISANLENSFNVPTWTTGLVLTIMAMVVLVGGIKSIGKVTAGFVPIMIVFYVAAAIYILIANVGQIPAALGQIFTEAFTGTSAVGGFAGSAIIIAVQFGVARGIFSNESGMGSAAIAAAAAQTTHPVRQGLVSMTQTFIDTIIVVTCTGLVIITTGAWNYVDPETGEQISASLMTGHAFTFGLPGEWGHWIVTIGLVMFAFSTILGWSYYGERNIERLLGRKAVMPFRVIFSLVVYVGCTTQLTAVWNFSDMMNGLMAIPNLIGLLILSGMIARETRWYLKHDPKLEATKDEIEAFMKERPGWADWKAGDVLGSSRMSSSERDAVGDRS; encoded by the coding sequence ATGGGACCCATAACTATGGACGACCTCGCAACTCTCCTCGGTGACATCAGTAGCGTCATCTGGGGACCCTTCCTGCTGATCCCGTTGCTTTTGGGCACCGGGCTTTACCTGACCTTCCGCCTGGGCGGACTCCAATTCCTCAAACTGGGCGCAGCGCTGCGCCTGGGTCTGCTCAAGCGCAAGGACGCCGGATCAGAGGGAGACATCTCCCAGTTCCAGGCATTGACCACCGCACTGGCCGCCACCGTCGGCACCGGTAACATCGTCGGCGTGGCCACCGCCATCGGCATCGGCGGCCCGGGCGCGCTGTTCTGGATGTGGGTCACCGGTCTGCTCGGCATGGCCTCGAAGTACTCGGAGGCCTACCTGGGTGTCCGTTACCGCGGCACCGACGCGGCGGGGGAGAAGTCCGGCGGTCCGCAGTATTACCTGGAGCGCGGCATCCGCGGTCCCCTCGGCAAGTTCCTTGCGCTCTTCTTCGCCATTGCCGCCACCATTGCCTGCTTCGGCATCGGCAACATGACCCAGGGCAACTCGATTTCGGCCAACCTGGAGAACTCCTTCAACGTCCCGACCTGGACCACTGGCCTGGTGCTGACCATCATGGCGATGGTCGTTCTGGTGGGCGGCATCAAGTCCATCGGCAAGGTCACCGCCGGCTTCGTGCCGATCATGATCGTCTTCTACGTTGCCGCTGCCATCTACATCCTGATCGCCAACGTGGGCCAGATCCCCGCGGCCCTGGGGCAGATCTTCACCGAAGCCTTCACCGGCACCTCGGCCGTCGGCGGCTTCGCCGGCTCGGCCATCATCATCGCCGTGCAGTTCGGCGTGGCCCGCGGCATCTTCTCCAACGAATCGGGCATGGGCTCGGCGGCCATCGCGGCCGCCGCGGCGCAGACCACCCACCCGGTCCGCCAGGGACTGGTCTCCATGACCCAGACCTTCATCGACACCATCATCGTGGTCACCTGCACCGGCCTGGTCATCATCACCACCGGCGCCTGGAACTACGTCGACCCGGAAACCGGCGAACAGATCTCCGCATCGCTGATGACCGGGCACGCCTTCACCTTCGGGCTGCCGGGGGAGTGGGGGCACTGGATCGTGACCATCGGCCTGGTCATGTTCGCCTTCTCCACCATCCTGGGCTGGTCCTACTACGGTGAGCGCAACATCGAGCGACTCCTCGGGCGCAAGGCGGTCATGCCCTTCCGCGTGATCTTCTCGCTCGTCGTGTACGTGGGCTGCACCACCCAGCTGACCGCCGTGTGGAACTTCTCCGACATGATGAACGGCCTGATGGCCATCCCGAACCTGATCGGCCTACTGATCCTCTCGGGCATGATTGCCCGCGAGACCCGCTGGTACCTCAAGCACGACCCGAAGCTCGAGGCCACCAAGGACGAGATCGAGGCCTTCATGAAGGAACGTCCGGGATGGGCGGACTGGAAGGCCGGGGACGTCCTGGGCTCCAGCCGCATGTCCAGCTCGGAACGCGACGCCGTGGGTGACCGCTCCTAG
- a CDS encoding polyribonucleotide nucleotidyltransferase translates to MEGPEIQFAEAVIDNGRYGKRVIRFETGRLAQQAAGAAMVYIDEETALLSATTAGKHPREGFDFFPLTVDVEERMYAAGRIPGSFFRREGRPSTEAILACRLMDRPLRPAFVKGLRNEVQIVVTVLAINPDELYDVVAINASSMSTQLSGLPFSGPIGGVRVALVDDGNGAQWVAFPKHSQLENAVFNMVVAGRIAGDDVAIMMVEAEATDNSWNLIKEQGATAPTEEVVAQGLEAAKPFIKALCEAQADLAARAAKPTVEFPVFRDFEDDVYAAVEAKATAKLTEIYQIAGKQERDNASSAFKDEVVAELAAEGTAFDKRAGEVSKAFGAVTKQVVRQRILTDQIRMDGRGLSDIRKLTAEVEVLPRVHGSAIFERGETQIMGVTTLNMLKMEQQIDSLSPVTRKRYMHNYNFPPYSTGETGRVGSPKRREIGHGALAERAIMPVLPSREEFPYAIRQVSEALSSNGSTSMGSVCASTLSLLNAGVPLRAAVAGIAMGLVSDEVDGQTRYAALTDILGAEDAMGDMDFKVAGTSEFITAIQLDTKLDGIPASVLAAALTQAREARLHILNVLNQAIDTPDELSTYAPRIISVKIPVDKIGEVIGPKGKMINQIQEDTGADISIEDDGTVLIGATNGEAADAARSAINAIANPMVPEVGERYMGTIVKLTTFGAFVSLTPGKDGLLHISELRKLAGGKRVDDVEDVVSVGQKLQVEITKVDDRGKLSLAPVVAEEDLVEAE, encoded by the coding sequence ATGGAGGGTCCCGAAATTCAATTCGCAGAGGCCGTGATCGACAATGGTCGGTACGGCAAGCGAGTCATCCGCTTCGAAACCGGCCGTCTGGCCCAGCAGGCCGCAGGTGCGGCCATGGTCTACATCGACGAAGAAACCGCACTGCTTTCGGCCACCACTGCCGGCAAGCACCCGCGTGAAGGCTTCGACTTCTTCCCGCTGACCGTGGATGTCGAGGAGCGTATGTACGCTGCCGGCCGCATCCCGGGCAGCTTCTTCCGCCGCGAAGGTCGCCCGTCGACCGAAGCCATCTTGGCTTGCCGCCTGATGGACCGCCCGCTGCGCCCGGCCTTCGTCAAGGGCCTGCGCAACGAGGTCCAGATCGTGGTCACCGTTTTGGCGATCAACCCTGACGAGCTCTACGACGTGGTGGCCATCAACGCCTCCTCGATGTCGACCCAGCTCTCGGGCCTGCCGTTCTCCGGCCCGATCGGCGGCGTCCGCGTTGCCCTGGTTGACGACGGAAACGGTGCCCAGTGGGTTGCCTTCCCGAAGCACAGCCAGCTGGAAAACGCCGTGTTCAACATGGTTGTTGCCGGCCGCATCGCCGGCGACGACGTCGCCATCATGATGGTCGAGGCCGAGGCCACCGACAACTCCTGGAACCTCATCAAGGAACAGGGCGCCACCGCCCCGACCGAAGAGGTTGTTGCCCAGGGCCTTGAGGCTGCAAAGCCGTTCATCAAGGCCCTGTGCGAGGCACAGGCAGACCTGGCAGCACGCGCCGCCAAGCCGACCGTCGAGTTCCCGGTCTTCCGCGACTTCGAGGACGACGTCTACGCAGCCGTCGAGGCCAAGGCCACCGCCAAACTCACCGAGATCTACCAGATCGCCGGCAAGCAGGAGCGCGACAACGCTTCCTCCGCCTTCAAGGACGAGGTCGTTGCAGAGCTCGCCGCCGAGGGCACCGCCTTCGATAAGCGCGCAGGCGAGGTCTCCAAGGCCTTCGGTGCTGTCACCAAGCAGGTCGTGCGCCAGCGCATCCTGACCGACCAGATCCGCATGGACGGCCGCGGCCTGTCCGACATCCGCAAGCTCACCGCCGAGGTCGAGGTTCTTCCCCGCGTCCACGGTTCGGCGATCTTCGAGCGTGGCGAAACCCAGATCATGGGCGTCACCACCTTGAACATGCTCAAGATGGAACAGCAGATCGACTCGTTGTCGCCGGTAACGCGCAAGCGCTACATGCACAACTACAACTTCCCGCCGTACTCCACCGGTGAGACCGGCCGCGTGGGTTCGCCCAAGCGCCGCGAAATCGGCCACGGTGCCCTGGCAGAACGCGCCATCATGCCGGTTCTGCCGTCGCGTGAGGAATTCCCGTACGCCATCCGCCAGGTCTCCGAGGCATTGAGCTCCAACGGCTCGACCTCGATGGGCTCGGTCTGCGCATCGACCCTGTCGCTGCTGAACGCCGGTGTGCCGCTGCGCGCAGCCGTCGCCGGCATCGCCATGGGCCTGGTGTCCGACGAAGTTGACGGCCAGACCCGCTACGCGGCCCTGACCGACATTCTCGGCGCCGAAGACGCCATGGGCGACATGGACTTCAAGGTTGCAGGTACCTCCGAGTTCATCACCGCCATCCAGCTTGACACCAAGCTTGACGGCATCCCGGCATCGGTCCTGGCAGCTGCACTGACGCAGGCCCGCGAAGCCCGTCTGCACATCCTCAATGTCCTGAACCAGGCCATTGACACCCCGGACGAGCTCTCCACCTACGCTCCGCGGATCATCTCCGTGAAGATCCCCGTAGACAAGATCGGCGAGGTCATCGGCCCGAAGGGCAAGATGATCAACCAGATCCAGGAGGATACCGGAGCGGATATCTCCATCGAGGACGACGGAACCGTCCTCATCGGCGCCACCAACGGGGAAGCTGCAGACGCAGCACGCTCCGCGATCAACGCCATTGCCAACCCGATGGTTCCCGAGGTTGGCGAACGCTACATGGGTACCATCGTGAAGCTGACCACCTTCGGTGCGTTCGTTTCGCTGACCCCGGGCAAGGACGGCCTGCTGCACATCTCCGAGCTGCGCAAGCTCGCCGGTGGCAAGCGCGTTGACGACGTCGAGGACGTTGTCTCCGTGGGCCAGAAGCTGCAGGTCGAAATCACCAAGGTCGACGATCGCGGAAAGCTTTCGCTTGCCCCGGTTGTAGCCGAGGAAGACCTCGTCGAAGCCGAGTAA
- a CDS encoding M16 family metallopeptidase, with the protein MVMIPLPLNGFGMSPAPAGERGATGATAPIEAGDPTIVHGEAGGALVRRSVLPGGVRVLTEAMPGQRSATIGFWVAVGSRDEQDGQHGSTHFLEHLLFKGTKRRTALEIASAFDEVGGESNAATAKESTCYFARVLDSDLPMAIDVIADMITSAVIDPNELEQERDVILEEIAMDADDPGDVAHERFVEAVMGHHSLGRPIGGTPEAITGIGRDAVWEHYQRFYTPEELVITAAGSLDHDEVCDLVLKALRTAGWELEEGASPVPRRPTVPVEITGSQRIDVIRRPVEQVNIIMGCPGIVATDERRHVMSVLNAILGGGMSSRLFQEIREKRGLVYSTYSFSAAYSDAGYFGMYAGCAPAKTERVIKLLGEELEKLAADGITDEELRKAVGQLSGGMVLALEDPGSRMSRLGRAELVTGVFHDIDESLERVKAVTPAQVQELAALLASRPRTITVVGPFDKPSDFGM; encoded by the coding sequence GTGGTCATGATTCCCCTGCCGCTCAACGGCTTTGGAATGTCTCCCGCTCCCGCGGGGGAGCGCGGCGCCACTGGCGCCACGGCCCCGATCGAGGCGGGGGACCCCACCATCGTCCACGGCGAAGCCGGTGGGGCGCTGGTACGCCGTTCGGTCCTGCCCGGTGGCGTTCGCGTGCTGACCGAGGCCATGCCCGGACAGCGTTCGGCCACCATTGGTTTCTGGGTGGCAGTCGGTTCCCGCGATGAACAGGACGGTCAACACGGTTCCACGCACTTCCTGGAACACCTGCTGTTCAAGGGCACCAAGCGCCGCACGGCGCTTGAAATCGCCTCCGCCTTTGACGAGGTAGGCGGCGAGTCCAACGCCGCCACCGCGAAGGAAAGCACCTGCTACTTCGCCCGCGTGCTGGACTCCGACCTGCCGATGGCCATCGACGTCATCGCCGACATGATCACCTCCGCGGTGATCGATCCCAATGAACTCGAGCAGGAACGCGACGTCATCCTCGAGGAAATCGCGATGGACGCTGACGATCCCGGGGACGTGGCGCACGAGCGCTTCGTCGAGGCCGTCATGGGCCACCACTCCCTGGGTCGCCCCATCGGCGGAACCCCCGAGGCCATCACCGGCATCGGCCGCGACGCCGTCTGGGAGCATTACCAGCGCTTCTACACCCCCGAGGAACTGGTCATCACCGCCGCGGGCTCACTGGACCACGACGAGGTCTGCGACCTGGTTCTCAAGGCCCTGCGCACCGCGGGCTGGGAGCTGGAAGAAGGCGCTTCGCCGGTTCCGCGCCGTCCCACCGTCCCGGTGGAGATCACCGGTTCGCAGCGCATCGACGTGATCCGCAGGCCGGTCGAGCAGGTCAACATCATCATGGGTTGCCCGGGCATTGTGGCCACCGACGAGCGCCGCCACGTGATGAGCGTGCTGAATGCGATCCTCGGCGGCGGCATGTCCTCGCGCCTCTTCCAGGAGATCCGCGAGAAGCGCGGGCTGGTGTACTCCACCTACTCGTTCTCCGCCGCGTACTCCGACGCCGGCTACTTCGGCATGTACGCCGGGTGCGCCCCGGCCAAGACCGAACGCGTGATCAAATTGCTGGGCGAAGAGCTGGAAAAGCTGGCGGCAGATGGCATCACCGACGAGGAGCTGCGCAAGGCCGTTGGCCAGCTCTCCGGCGGCATGGTGCTGGCACTGGAGGATCCGGGATCGCGCATGTCGCGTCTGGGCCGCGCCGAGCTTGTCACCGGCGTCTTCCACGACATCGACGAGTCGCTCGAACGCGTCAAGGCAGTCACCCCGGCACAGGTGCAGGAATTGGCGGCGCTGCTGGCGTCCCGTCCGCGCACCATCACCGTGGTGGGTCCGTTTGATAAGCCTTCGGATTTCGGAATGTAG